A single genomic interval of Daucus carota subsp. sativus chromosome 1, DH1 v3.0, whole genome shotgun sequence harbors:
- the LOC108210446 gene encoding NADH dehydrogenase [ubiquinone] 1 beta subcomplex subunit 3-B: MAKELGPTGEFFKRRDAWRKHPMLSNQFRHATPGLGIALVAFGIYVVGEMAYDKIYAPSHAHSAASESHSH; this comes from the coding sequence ATGGCGAAAGAACTGGGGCCCACAGGAGAGTTCTTCAAGAGAAGAGACGCATGGAGAAAGCACCCCATGCTATCGAATCAGTTCCGTCACGCAACACCTGGGCTGGGCATCGCCCTTGTCGCCTTCGGTATATACGTCGTGGGAGAAATGGCTTATGACAAGATCTATGCCCCTTCTCACGCTCATTCTGCTGCTTCCGAATCTCATTCTCACTAA